Proteins encoded by one window of Muntiacus reevesi chromosome 6, mMunRee1.1, whole genome shotgun sequence:
- the LOC136170568 gene encoding large ribosomal subunit protein uL23, whose translation MAPKAKKEAPAPPKAEAKAKALKAKKAVLKGVHSHKKKKIRTSPTFRRPKTLRLRRQPKYPRKSAPRRNKLDHYAIIKFPLTTESAMKKIEDNNTLVFIVDVKANKHQIKQAVKKLYDIDVAKVNTLIRPDGEKKAYVRLAPDYDALDVANKIGII comes from the coding sequence ATGGCGCCGAAGGCGAAGAAGGAAGCCCCTGCCCCTCCTAAAGCTGAAGCCAAAGCAAAGGCTTTGAAGGCCAAGAAAGCAGTGTTGAAAGGTGTCCACagccacaagaaaaagaagatccGGACGTCACCCACCTTCCGGCGGCCCAAAACACTGCGACTCAGGAGGCAGCCCAAATATCCTCGGAAGAGCGCCCCCAGGAGAAACAAACTTGACCACTATGCCATCATCAAATTCCCCCTCACCACCGAGTCAGccatgaagaaaatagaagacaacAACACACTGGTATTCATTGTGGATGTCAAGGCCAACAAGCACCAAATTAAACAGGCTGTGAAGAAGCTCTATGACATTGACGTGGCTAAGGTCAATACTCTGATCAGGCCTGATGGAGAGAAGAAGGCATATGTTCGACTGGCTCCTGACTATGATGCTTTGGATGTTGCCAACAAAATTGGGATCATCTAA